The Brachypodium distachyon strain Bd21 chromosome 4, Brachypodium_distachyon_v3.0, whole genome shotgun sequence nucleotide sequence acggcccccttttaggttcggtaggggcgtctggggcagaGACCCGGCGACCGCCGGCACGGTCGGTTGGCCCCGTGGGGCCGGCGAGAAGAAGTGCTAGGGGTGCGCGCTAATTCAGGAacatatgcatgcacgttttttacccaagttcgggccacccggaggtgtaaaaccctacggcCTGCTTGTTTGAGATGATATTGACtgcggatcaaatgtttacaggttgccgggctagctcccgggctttctctcaagGGCTAGCTACTCCTCACTGttctctgctggctgtctactggagctCACTAAGCTTCTGCCGAGCGAGCCCTTGAACGAGCTTGTTTAACTGAACCAAAAGAATGCGGAAACTTCTCCAGGACCCccagaccgttggcatgggtcctcctttcatatacaaggggatgccacaggtgccatggtgcatgggctacaagtgtccagcggGAGGCACTCAACtccccctggtgagctggtggcgcgcatgggtgccacctccgctgctaggggcctaaagCCCTAgtgtaggattggacaaccactgttcctttgatcggacggatAACTACCCGttggtcggctcgtttactgagccgggcgccttactccttgccttggtgggaccgcgcgtcccacgcccgccacgcgcccgcgtggcgctgtccactgggccccacgcccgcGGCGGGGGCACGTGCCCGGGATCCaccagtcccagcaagtcgaccccaGGAAGCACCCgagcccaacgcacccgggaaacccctcccgggaagcagcttcccgggaggtgcccaggcgggaatattccccgaagccccgctagccccttccgggctggtagcttgccggggagctcatagacgctccccgggatgagaccttcccgagaactcgggaacggggcccacgcgtcgcgcagcggtgataccccgggtgccacttgTGCGACATTTGTGCAACCTGATCCACAATGACCAACTCATGTTTGCTTTGGAGATCAGTTATAGACACATATCTATGGGAAGGTCTCCAAGGGGAAATGGGAAGTGAGACAAGGTTCCACTCAGCACACCTGGGTTCGAGTCTCCCGACCTTCTATCTTAGGATGAAAACTGGGAGGGTTTCCTCCCCTCAGCCTCATTTTTATAAAACACATATATGTAAACGTAGTCTAGCATCTAAAATCAAGACTACACATAATCAGTAAGGATTGACCATCACAATAGCTTAACAACTGAAAGAGCAAAACCACAGGACATAAATGAGGGAGGAGGCATCACCTTCGTTTGAACAATGACAATTCCCGATTGTGCATAGGACTGACGTAGTGGCAACAACTTGGTTCATGACATTGTCAACCAACTGTGAACAAACCATTGTAAGCGCAAAGGTTGCAGCCTGTAAAAGTGAACGGTTTTGCACTTGCTCTTTGATTCAATTCGTACAAGTTACGACTTAATGTTAATGCAGAACACCAGGATTAGATGAAATTGGTAAGGAAGTTGTGATACCTTCCCGATGATTAGATGGTTGAGCAGCTTTGGCGTTTTGATGAACACTTGGTGGGCATGTCCTCTCATTGTTGCTGAACACATTAATCGTGCGTTCCTCGGTTGAAATTCCTGGCAAGGAGAAGGGGAAAGATTTAGGAAGCCTGAGTGAAACTGGCGAAAAGCATGTCAGGAGGGAGGTATTTTAGTGTGAGGGTCGTCAGGAATGTAGGTGGATGGTACCTAACGATGCCGGCTGCGCATGGCGACGGCGTAGAGGCCGTATCGGAATCCAAATTGCATTGGCGATGAGAGCGGCCAGGGAGGAGCAGAGGGTGAGGGGAAGACGACCGCATATATTCCGTCGAGACATTCCGTCGAACAGCTGAGCTGCCCTGCCGGCGCGCGTGTACTCGGTCAATGGAGACACAGCAGCCAGCcatgggtgggtgggtggatCGGGTGCGccgaagaagagaagagggcTGCATCAGCGAACGGAATCCATTCATCAGGTGGCGCGGCGGATCGTGTAGATCGAAGAGACAGAGACGGCCGGCGCGCGCGCAACCGGGAGACGCCAGCGTcgtgtcggagaagaaggggaacaaagggagagaaaaaagagggagtataaataaagaaaaaacggGGGCGTTGCGAGAATCGAACCCGCGACCTCTCGCACCCAAAGCAAGAATCACACCACTATACCAAACGCCCAATTTGCTCTTCCTCCATGCTTCAAGCTATATCACTGTGGTACTCCGTCAGGCCAGCATGTTGCATCGAGGAAGCTGGTCGTCAACCTTCCAGAACTTTCTCCCCCACTCTGCGAACTCACTCGTTCCGATCCCATCGGTCCTTCTTCCCATGctgacgacggcggcggcggtagtctcctctccgtctccgggggcctcctccaccgcccgACGCCGGAagcccctccctctcctccgctACAAAGCTCCCTCCTTCTTGCAGCCGACGCGGCGGCTCGCCGgacgcgccgtcgccgcctccgctaGTGGCCGCCAGGACCGGGACCGCGTCGTCTGCAAGGCCAAGGACGCCTCCTCCGCTACCGACCACGGTACGTGCATCATCCTCAACAGCGACGCAGGTTGATCCTACTACTTGTGCTGGAATGCTGGATGATCAGTACACTTTTCTTCATCTTGCCTTGTTTAACAGCTTCCCAGCAACTCTTCTTTGTATGCACAATCAACCAGCACTGGAATTTCACTCATGTAAATCTGAAACAGCATACTTGTGCTGAGTTGTATCAGAAATTGGGGATGGATGACATTCGCCGACTGCttcattaaaaataaaaaggaaccAACCACTAATGTCTCAGCTTTGGAGTTATTTTGCTTGCAAAAGCTTATACTGTCACAATAATGGGCTAGTAGTAACTTATTCAGAGGACAATTAACTGGCTAATCCTAGAGCAGAAGAAATGATGTAGGGCTTGCCTATGTATTGTGGCTTTTCTGCTATCTCCCTATCCATTgcatctatctatctatctatctagaAGCCACATTCTCAATCCACCCATGATTAATATTGCATCACACACAGAACCACCTGTCTGCATGATTGCTTGCCCTGTTGTTTGtattcttcagttcttctgAAGCAAACAGACTCTCAATCAGTCTCGACATCCTGTGTACTTATAAATGTCTGCATTTGCAGTGGGCGATGTAGGGGAGCAAACGTGGGACGATGCCGTCCTCGGGTGCGAGACGGCGGTGCTGGTCGAGTTCTGGGCGCCGTAGTGCGGCCCCTGCCGCCTGATGCACCCCGTCGTCGCGGACCTGGCCAAGGCCTACGCCGGCAGGCTCCGCTGCCTGAGGGTAAACACGGACGAGAACCAGGAGGTGGCGACTAGGTACGGCATCAGGAGCATCCCCACCATCCTCATCTTCAGCAAGGGCGAGAGGAAGGAGACCATCAtcggcgccgtcgccgacaCCGCCTTGGCAGCCACCGTCGACAGGTTCTTGTAACGCGAAGCAGGCTAGAGCATCCATGCTTGTAGCATACATACCGGAGTGGGGGTGAAAAAGTTGCAGCAACAAAATCAGCACCGTTTATGTGGTTTGGGGAATGAGAACACTCACAGGCAGGATCAGCTAGTTTGCTATCAATTCTTGCTAGCTAGTTGCTTGATCATTAAGAGTGAAAATTTGTCAAAGGTGTGTAACGTTTTACATATACCCACTTGTATGCAACATTTACATACGCAGTTGATTAATACATAATTTTGTTGGCAAGAGCGTAGACAGTGTAGAAGTACTGATCGATGATCTATCACAAGTTAAGAGCTGATAGATAATAATGTTTGCTGATTTCAATTAATTAAGGAGTAAAAGATGAGTACAAAaagagcaa carries:
- the LOC100830163 gene encoding thioredoxin M4, chloroplastic-like, which encodes MLTTAAAVVSSPSPGASSTARRRKPLPLLRYKAPSFLQPTRRLAGRAVAASASGRQDRDRVVCKAKDASSATDHVGDVGEQTWDDAVLGCETAVLVEFWAP